In the Nitrospirota bacterium genome, one interval contains:
- the cysK gene encoding cysteine synthase A encodes MGVLDSIGNTPLVKLESLSPNPSVQVFAKLEGNNPGGSVKDRIALAMVRDAEASGRIKKGDTILEATSGNTGIGLAMVGAALGYKVVLVMPECVSLERRKILEAFGAELILSPGDQGTDGAIKRARALVGESPARYFMPNQFDNQANVRAHYETTGPEIIRQTKGAIDVFVAGMGTTGTLMGAGRRLKEHDARIRVVGVEPLLGHKIQGLKNMQESIVPKIFDRSFPDEILSVTDDDAFATTRRLALEEGIFAGMSSGAAVTGALAVARRMKRGAIVVVLPDRGDRYLSTALFTSVCAKCPP; translated from the coding sequence ATGGGAGTTCTGGACAGCATAGGCAACACGCCGCTCGTGAAGCTCGAGTCGCTCAGCCCCAACCCCAGCGTTCAGGTCTTCGCGAAACTGGAGGGGAACAATCCGGGCGGCTCGGTCAAGGACAGGATCGCGCTTGCCATGGTGCGGGACGCCGAAGCGTCGGGCCGCATCAAAAAAGGGGACACGATCCTGGAAGCAACGTCGGGCAACACGGGCATCGGCCTGGCCATGGTCGGTGCGGCCCTGGGATACAAGGTCGTCCTCGTCATGCCGGAATGCGTCAGCCTCGAGCGCAGGAAGATCCTCGAGGCCTTCGGCGCCGAGCTGATCCTGAGCCCGGGCGACCAGGGCACGGACGGCGCCATCAAGCGGGCGCGGGCCCTGGTGGGGGAATCGCCGGCCCGGTACTTCATGCCGAACCAGTTCGACAACCAGGCGAACGTACGGGCCCACTATGAAACAACAGGCCCGGAGATCATCAGACAGACGAAGGGCGCCATCGACGTGTTCGTCGCGGGCATGGGAACCACGGGCACGCTCATGGGCGCGGGCAGACGGCTGAAGGAGCATGATGCGCGCATCCGGGTCGTGGGCGTGGAGCCGCTCCTCGGCCACAAGATCCAGGGGCTCAAGAACATGCAGGAGTCGATCGTGCCGAAGATCTTCGACCGCTCCTTTCCGGACGAGATCCTGAGCGTGACCGATGACGACGCGTTCGCGACCACGCGCCGCCTCGCGCTCGAGGAGGGGATCTTCGCGGGCATGAGCAGCGGGGCGGCCGTGACCGGCGCGCTCGCCGTGGCGAGGCGGATGAAGCGCGGCGCGATCGTCGTGGTCCTGCCCGACCGCGGCGACCGGTACCTGAGCACGGCCCTGTTCACCTCGGTCTGCGCGAAATGCCCGCCCTGA
- a CDS encoding ketopantoate reductase family protein — translation MTTSSPSTILVTGLGALGTVFATLLKRAGHKVFALTKEKYLPELADRTLRVNGIWGGHETVIDGIFGTIEPLKEQTIDLIIIAVKSFDTAAAIAQVKPLVRSGMLVISAQNGYGNYETIADAVGQEHSLLARIIFGVKLHGPGRAEVTVIADDVRIGQPRGAVDKGRIREIADTFAHAGIPTKYAENIEAVLWDKILYNAALNPLGAILECTYGQLAENGETRRIMDAIIEEVFAVARAHGKPLNWRSAGEYRNHFYTKLVPPTAKHFPSMYYDVKAGKRLEIDALNGAIVRLAREKDIAVPVNETITGIIKAKEVLIASRTR, via the coding sequence ATGACCACCTCATCGCCCTCTACGATTCTCGTCACCGGACTCGGCGCCTTGGGCACGGTGTTCGCGACGCTCCTGAAGAGGGCCGGCCACAAGGTCTTCGCCCTCACGAAAGAGAAATATCTCCCCGAACTTGCGGATCGCACGCTTCGCGTCAACGGCATCTGGGGAGGGCACGAGACCGTGATCGACGGCATCTTCGGGACCATCGAACCGCTCAAAGAACAAACAATCGATCTCATCATCATCGCGGTCAAGTCCTTTGACACTGCGGCCGCCATCGCGCAGGTCAAGCCTCTGGTCAGAAGCGGTATGCTCGTGATCTCGGCGCAGAACGGGTACGGGAATTACGAGACGATTGCGGACGCCGTGGGGCAAGAGCACTCGCTGCTCGCCCGGATCATCTTCGGCGTGAAGCTGCACGGCCCGGGAAGGGCGGAGGTGACGGTCATTGCCGATGATGTCAGGATCGGCCAGCCCCGGGGCGCCGTGGACAAAGGGCGCATCCGGGAAATAGCCGATACGTTCGCTCATGCCGGCATTCCGACCAAATACGCGGAGAACATCGAGGCCGTGCTCTGGGACAAGATCCTGTACAACGCGGCGCTGAATCCGCTCGGCGCGATCCTCGAATGCACCTATGGGCAGTTAGCGGAGAACGGTGAGACCCGCCGCATCATGGACGCCATCATCGAGGAGGTCTTTGCGGTGGCCCGGGCGCATGGCAAACCGTTGAACTGGCGATCAGCCGGTGAATACCGCAACCACTTCTATACAAAGCTTGTCCCTCCCACGGCGAAACATTTCCCCTCCATGTACTACGATGTCAAGGCAGGCAAGCGTCTCGAGATCGATGCCTTGAACGGAGCGATCGTCCGGCTGGCACGGGAGAAGGACATCGCCGTGCCGGTGAACGAGACGATCACGGGGATAATCAAAGCAAAGGAGGTTCTGATCGCATCGCGAACGCGATGA
- a CDS encoding XTP/dITP diphosphatase: protein MEIVLATRNKKKIEEIKRITAGLPITILSLDNYPDCPETVEDRDSFEGNATKKAVEVCRCTGKPALADDSGLEVDALHGAPGVYSARYAGSGANDVKNYEKLLSELKNVPAWERTARFICCMALAYPDGTVRTFLGSARGRIGPEPKGKTGFGYDPVFYPEGFDRTFADMTGEEKDRLSHRGKALEKLAQFLRTHPRL from the coding sequence ATGGAAATCGTTCTCGCCACGCGCAATAAAAAGAAGATCGAGGAGATCAAAAGGATCACCGCAGGTCTTCCGATCACCATTCTCTCCCTGGATAATTATCCCGACTGTCCTGAAACGGTTGAGGACAGGGATTCCTTCGAGGGGAACGCCACAAAGAAGGCGGTAGAGGTCTGTCGCTGCACGGGAAAGCCGGCGCTTGCCGATGATTCGGGCCTCGAGGTGGATGCGTTGCACGGAGCTCCTGGTGTCTACTCGGCCCGGTATGCAGGGAGCGGAGCGAACGACGTGAAGAACTATGAAAAACTTCTTTCCGAACTGAAGAACGTCCCCGCTTGGGAACGAACCGCCCGGTTCATCTGTTGCATGGCCCTGGCCTATCCGGATGGTACCGTACGAACCTTCCTGGGATCTGCGCGAGGCCGTATCGGGCCGGAACCTAAGGGAAAAACAGGATTCGGCTACGATCCGGTCTTCTATCCCGAGGGGTTCGACAGGACCTTTGCCGACATGACCGGCGAAGAGAAGGACCGGCTCAGCCACCGGGGTAAAGCACTTGAAAAACTTGCCCAATTCCTGCGCACCCATCCGCGTTTATAA
- a CDS encoding adenylate kinase, translating to MAKRVVLLGAPGAGKGTQAKMLIEKYKIPQISTGDILRKAVADGTPLGKEAKVIMDQGGLVSDKIVLGLVEERLKQPDTKNGFILDGFPRNTAQAEALDKILTGNGIPLTVALNIDVDMNDLLKRLTGRRTCKSCQQMYNIYFSAPKKDGVCDKCGGELFQRDDDKEATIKKRLDVYQQQTAPLIDYYSKKNIMKTVMGVGSINDIFNKVTAVLG from the coding sequence ATGGCGAAGAGGGTCGTTCTGCTCGGAGCGCCGGGTGCCGGCAAGGGCACGCAGGCGAAGATGTTGATCGAAAAGTACAAGATCCCGCAAATCTCCACGGGGGACATCCTTCGCAAGGCGGTTGCCGACGGCACGCCGCTCGGCAAAGAGGCAAAGGTGATCATGGACCAGGGCGGCCTCGTGTCCGACAAGATCGTGCTGGGGCTTGTTGAGGAGCGCCTTAAACAGCCGGACACCAAGAACGGCTTCATCCTCGACGGCTTCCCGCGCAACACGGCCCAGGCCGAGGCCCTCGATAAGATCCTCACCGGTAACGGCATCCCCCTCACCGTCGCCCTCAACATCGACGTGGACATGAACGACCTCCTGAAGCGCCTCACCGGCCGCAGGACCTGCAAAAGCTGCCAGCAGATGTACAATATCTATTTTTCAGCACCCAAGAAGGACGGTGTCTGCGACAAGTGCGGCGGAGAGCTGTTCCAGCGCGACGATGACAAGGAAGCGACCATCAAGAAGCGGCTCGATGTGTACCAGCAGCAGACGGCGCCGCTCATCGATTACTACTCAAAGAAGAACATCATGAAGACCGTAATGGGCGTGGGCAGCATCAACGATATCTTCAACAAGGTCACCGCAGTTCTCGGGTAA
- the sat gene encoding sulfate adenylyltransferase — MALVKPHGKRKKLMPLLLAGAALQKEMKKAKNLKQLKISSRETADLVMMGIGAFTPLTGFMTKRDWKGVCDKYKMADGTFWPVPVTLSATADFANSLKKNEEITLVDEESGAIMATMKVAEKYAMSKADKEHECKQIFRTVDVAGHPGVQKVMNQPEFNLAGPVKVLSEAHFPETFKGIYMTPAQTRKMFEEKGWSKIAAFQTRNPMHRSHEYLAKIAIETMDGVLIHQILGKLKEGDIPADVRANAIDTLMEKYFVKDSAIQSGYPMEMRYAGPREALLHALFRQNFGCSHLIVGRDHAGVGDYYGPFDAQKIFDEIPAGALETQPLKIDHTFYCFKCDGMASMRTCPHQKEDRLMLSGTKLRKMLSEGENVPDHFSRPEVLEILKKYYAGLTEKVEIKLHSHAEGTHTHK, encoded by the coding sequence ATGGCACTCGTAAAGCCTCACGGCAAAAGGAAGAAGCTTATGCCGCTTCTTCTGGCAGGGGCGGCCCTTCAGAAAGAGATGAAGAAGGCCAAGAACCTGAAGCAGCTCAAGATCTCCTCGCGCGAGACCGCAGACCTCGTGATGATGGGCATCGGCGCATTCACGCCGCTCACCGGCTTCATGACCAAGAGGGACTGGAAGGGCGTCTGCGACAAGTACAAGATGGCCGACGGAACGTTCTGGCCGGTCCCGGTGACGCTCTCGGCGACCGCGGACTTCGCCAATTCACTCAAGAAGAACGAAGAGATCACCCTCGTCGACGAGGAGTCGGGCGCGATCATGGCCACCATGAAGGTAGCAGAGAAGTATGCCATGTCCAAGGCCGACAAGGAGCACGAGTGCAAGCAGATCTTCCGGACCGTTGACGTTGCCGGCCACCCGGGCGTCCAGAAGGTCATGAACCAGCCCGAGTTCAACCTGGCCGGACCGGTGAAGGTCCTCTCCGAGGCCCACTTCCCCGAGACCTTCAAGGGCATCTACATGACCCCGGCCCAGACCCGCAAGATGTTCGAGGAGAAGGGCTGGAGCAAGATCGCCGCGTTCCAGACCCGGAACCCCATGCACCGCTCCCACGAGTACCTCGCCAAGATCGCCATCGAGACCATGGACGGCGTTTTGATCCACCAGATCCTGGGCAAGCTGAAAGAGGGTGATATCCCGGCCGATGTTCGCGCCAATGCCATCGACACCCTGATGGAGAAGTACTTCGTGAAGGACTCGGCGATCCAGTCCGGCTATCCCATGGAGATGCGCTACGCCGGACCGCGGGAAGCGCTTCTCCACGCGCTCTTCCGGCAGAACTTCGGCTGCAGCCACCTGATCGTCGGCCGCGACCATGCCGGCGTGGGCGACTACTACGGCCCCTTCGACGCCCAGAAGATCTTCGATGAGATCCCGGCGGGCGCTCTCGAGACCCAGCCCCTCAAGATCGACCACACCTTCTACTGCTTCAAGTGCGACGGCATGGCCTCCATGAGGACCTGCCCGCATCAAAAGGAAGACCGCCTCATGCTCTCCGGCACCAAGCTCCGGAAGATGCTGTCCGAGGGCGAGAACGTTCCCGATCACTTCAGCCGCCCCGAAGTGCTCGAGATCCTCAAGAAATACTATGCCGGCCTGACCGAGAAGGTGGAGATCAAGCTCCACAGCCACGCCGAGGGCACGCATACGCACAAGTAA
- the aprB gene encoding adenylyl-sulfate reductase subunit beta — MPSYVITEKCDGCKAQDKTACQYICPNDLMTLNRDLMKAYNQEPEQCWECYNCVKICPQQAIEIRAYQDFAPLGANVIPMRGTDSIMWTIKFRNGILKRFKFPIRTTAEGSVDPYKGKPEADMAKLKQPGYFTTSKPMPVIKK, encoded by the coding sequence ATGCCGAGTTATGTGATTACAGAAAAGTGTGACGGCTGCAAGGCGCAAGATAAAACTGCTTGCCAGTATATCTGCCCGAACGACCTCATGACCCTGAACAGGGATCTCATGAAGGCCTACAACCAGGAACCGGAGCAGTGCTGGGAGTGCTACAACTGCGTGAAGATCTGCCCGCAGCAGGCGATCGAGATCCGGGCCTACCAGGACTTCGCTCCCCTGGGCGCGAACGTCATCCCGATGCGGGGTACGGATTCCATCATGTGGACCATCAAGTTCCGGAACGGGATCCTGAAGCGGTTCAAGTTCCCGATCAGGACCACCGCCGAGGGTTCGGTCGATCCCTACAAGGGCAAACCCGAAGCGGACATGGCAAAACTCAAACAGCCGGGCTACTTCACAACGTCGAAGCCGATGCCGGTAATCAAGAAATAA
- the aprA gene encoding adenylyl-sulfate reductase subunit alpha, whose translation MEKETCTFSFCKKPAIEEIETDLLLIGGGMACCGAAFEGARWANPKKMKITMVDKAATDRSGAVAMGLSAINTYMGENDPADYVKMVRNDLMGIIREDLVYDLGRHVDDSVQLFEEWGLPIWKVGDDGFSLDGFQAKEAGKASLKDGGKPVRSGKWQIMINGESYKVIVAEAAKKALQTNREATGVAQNHFERVFIVKLYNDAKEPNRVAAAAGFSVRENKIYVFKAKAMVLAAGGAVNVFRPRSTQEGQGRAWYPVWNSGSGYALGLQAGAELTMMENRFVPARFKDGYGPVGAWFLFFKAKATNSLGEDYCAKADALAEAKAKYGKYVDNLGTAIRNHLMMRDMKLGKGPILMRTDDAMAAINKTFKEKLGDKEGAKKVKHLEAEAWEDFLDMAIGQAGLWAAKNIEPDKTPSEIMPTEPYLLGSHAGCAGFWCCGPDDLGAPEEWNKKWPAGNYNRQSTVRGLFMCGDICGASGHKFSSGSHAEGRIAAKNAIAFILDNPNYKPTINETADHLAAELYLPFEVYEKYKTYTTATDINPNYIKPKMLQTRLQKISDEYFGGISTWYMTSKTMLDEGLKQLQMLKEDTSKMAASNLHELMRCWENYHRILSVEAHARHILFREESRYPGYYYRGDFDLVDDTNWKAFVNSKYDIAKDTWEVKKVPYVQLVEDAAPVKH comes from the coding sequence ATGGAAAAAGAGACTTGTACCTTTTCATTCTGCAAGAAGCCGGCGATTGAAGAAATCGAAACCGATCTCCTCCTCATCGGCGGCGGTATGGCGTGCTGCGGCGCGGCCTTTGAGGGTGCGCGCTGGGCAAACCCCAAGAAGATGAAGATCACCATGGTGGACAAGGCCGCGACCGACCGGTCCGGGGCCGTCGCCATGGGCCTGTCGGCCATCAACACCTATATGGGTGAGAACGATCCGGCGGACTATGTAAAGATGGTACGGAACGACCTCATGGGCATCATCCGCGAGGACCTGGTCTATGACCTCGGCCGTCACGTCGATGATTCCGTGCAGCTCTTCGAAGAGTGGGGCCTCCCGATCTGGAAAGTGGGAGACGACGGTTTCTCCCTGGACGGGTTCCAGGCCAAGGAAGCGGGCAAGGCATCATTGAAGGACGGCGGCAAGCCGGTCCGCTCCGGCAAGTGGCAGATCATGATCAACGGCGAATCCTACAAGGTCATCGTCGCGGAAGCCGCGAAGAAGGCCCTGCAGACCAACCGTGAGGCGACCGGTGTCGCGCAGAACCACTTCGAGCGCGTGTTCATCGTGAAGCTCTACAATGACGCAAAAGAGCCGAACCGGGTTGCAGCAGCGGCCGGCTTCAGCGTTCGTGAGAACAAGATCTATGTCTTCAAGGCAAAGGCCATGGTCCTGGCAGCCGGCGGCGCGGTGAACGTGTTCCGTCCCCGGTCGACCCAGGAAGGCCAGGGCCGCGCCTGGTATCCGGTGTGGAATTCCGGCTCCGGCTATGCGTTGGGCCTCCAGGCCGGCGCAGAGCTCACCATGATGGAGAACCGCTTCGTGCCCGCCCGCTTCAAGGACGGTTACGGCCCGGTGGGTGCCTGGTTCCTGTTCTTCAAGGCCAAGGCGACCAACAGCCTCGGAGAGGATTATTGCGCCAAGGCGGATGCCCTGGCGGAAGCCAAGGCCAAGTACGGCAAGTATGTCGATAACCTCGGCACGGCCATCAGAAACCACCTGATGATGCGCGACATGAAGCTCGGCAAAGGCCCGATCCTCATGAGGACCGATGATGCCATGGCGGCGATCAACAAGACCTTCAAGGAAAAGCTCGGCGATAAAGAGGGCGCCAAGAAGGTGAAGCACCTCGAGGCAGAGGCATGGGAAGACTTCCTCGATATGGCCATCGGCCAGGCCGGACTCTGGGCCGCGAAGAACATCGAGCCGGACAAGACCCCGTCGGAAATCATGCCGACCGAGCCCTATCTCCTCGGTTCTCACGCCGGTTGCGCGGGCTTCTGGTGCTGCGGCCCCGATGACCTCGGCGCGCCCGAAGAGTGGAACAAGAAATGGCCGGCAGGGAACTACAACCGCCAGTCGACCGTAAGGGGTCTCTTTATGTGCGGCGACATCTGCGGAGCCTCAGGCCACAAGTTCTCCTCGGGTTCCCATGCCGAGGGCCGCATCGCAGCCAAGAATGCGATCGCCTTCATCCTCGACAACCCGAACTACAAGCCGACCATCAATGAAACGGCGGATCACCTGGCTGCCGAGCTCTACCTGCCGTTCGAGGTCTACGAGAAGTACAAGACCTATACCACGGCGACGGACATCAACCCGAATTACATCAAGCCGAAAATGCTCCAGACCCGGCTCCAGAAGATCTCGGACGAGTACTTTGGCGGCATCTCCACCTGGTACATGACCTCCAAGACCATGCTGGACGAAGGGTTGAAGCAGCTCCAGATGCTCAAGGAGGACACCTCCAAGATGGCCGCTTCCAACCTGCACGAGCTGATGCGCTGCTGGGAGAACTATCACCGCATCCTCTCCGTGGAAGCCCATGCGCGCCACATCCTGTTCCGGGAAGAGTCGCGGTATCCCGGCTACTACTATCGTGGCGACTTCGACCTGGTGGACGACACCAACTGGAAGGCTTTCGTGAACTCGAAATACGACATCGCGAAGGACACCTGGGAAGTCAAGAAGGTCCCCTACGTGCAGCTCGTTGAGGACGCAGCTCCTGTAAAACATTAG
- a CDS encoding CoB--CoM heterodisulfide reductase iron-sulfur subunit A family protein — protein MAENRVLIVGGGFSGLTAAVEAAEAGSEVILVEKNPYLGGRVTQLNKYFWKLCPPNCGLEIQYKRIKNNGNVTIYTMAEVEKVSGTEGNFDVTIKTKPRFVNDKCTGCNKCAEACDVDRTNDFDFGMSKTKAAYLPHNQAFPLKYVIDEKACKGASCAKCVAACKYDAIHLDMKPETVNVKVGAVVMATGWNPYDATKMDNLGFGSVQNVVTNMMMERLAAPNGPTAGKIVRPSDGKEVKNIAFVQCAGSRDENHLAHCSYICCLASIKQATYVRELYPDAKAKIFYIDMRTPGLYENRFYTKIKEDQNVSFIKGKVAKVEQAENGDVKVTAEDIHGGSKITETFDMVVLATGMQPSTESLKGAGIAPTDDGFVDQATLPKGIYATGTLKTPVDVARSAQDATGVVMKSIQSLRRK, from the coding sequence ATGGCGGAAAATAGAGTGTTGATTGTCGGCGGGGGCTTCAGCGGCCTTACGGCGGCAGTGGAAGCCGCGGAAGCGGGCTCCGAGGTCATTCTGGTGGAAAAGAACCCCTACCTCGGCGGCCGGGTGACGCAGCTGAATAAGTACTTCTGGAAACTTTGTCCCCCCAATTGCGGTCTCGAGATCCAGTATAAACGCATCAAGAATAACGGCAATGTGACGATCTACACCATGGCCGAGGTGGAGAAAGTTTCCGGCACCGAGGGCAACTTCGATGTAACCATAAAGACCAAGCCCCGGTTCGTGAACGATAAGTGCACGGGCTGCAACAAATGCGCGGAGGCCTGCGATGTAGACCGGACGAATGACTTCGACTTCGGCATGAGCAAGACCAAAGCCGCCTACCTCCCGCACAATCAGGCCTTCCCGCTTAAGTACGTCATCGACGAAAAAGCATGCAAGGGCGCGTCCTGCGCCAAGTGTGTTGCGGCATGTAAATACGATGCGATCCACCTCGACATGAAACCCGAGACCGTAAACGTGAAGGTCGGCGCCGTGGTCATGGCCACGGGCTGGAATCCCTATGACGCGACGAAGATGGACAATCTCGGCTTCGGCTCGGTCCAGAACGTTGTTACGAACATGATGATGGAGCGTCTTGCGGCACCCAATGGCCCCACGGCCGGCAAGATCGTGAGGCCGTCCGACGGCAAGGAAGTGAAGAACATCGCCTTTGTGCAGTGCGCTGGTTCGCGCGACGAGAACCATCTGGCCCATTGCTCCTACATCTGCTGCCTGGCTTCGATCAAACAGGCGACGTATGTCCGCGAGCTCTATCCCGACGCAAAGGCGAAGATCTTCTATATCGATATGCGGACCCCCGGCCTCTATGAGAACCGGTTCTATACCAAGATCAAGGAAGACCAAAACGTGTCCTTTATCAAGGGTAAGGTTGCCAAGGTGGAGCAGGCAGAGAACGGCGATGTGAAGGTTACCGCCGAGGACATCCACGGCGGCAGCAAGATCACCGAGACCTTTGACATGGTCGTCCTGGCCACGGGCATGCAGCCTTCGACAGAGTCCCTCAAGGGTGCGGGAATTGCGCCGACCGACGACGGGTTCGTGGACCAGGCAACGCTCCCGAAGGGCATCTATGCGACCGGGACGCTCAAGACTCCCGTTGATGTAGCGCGGTCCGCGCAGGATGCCACCGGCGTGGTCATGAAGAGCATCCAGAGCTTGAGGAGGAAATAA
- a CDS encoding FAD-dependent oxidoreductase: MEKKYGVYICKGCGIKEAMDVEKVAGAAKKVQNYKFHDVLCSPEGVQLIKDDMAKEGVNTIIIAACSPRVKYEEFDFPGAIVERVNIREFVAWTMEPNTDATNDAAYDYLNMGIVKTQKGDLPEPNILPDLNNTILVIGGGIAGMTAALSAAGAGHKVVLVEKDAQLGGFVNKLYKKIPTGSYINKPLIVDTDISKTVSEVENNPNIKVYKSTTVAKTDGQPGLYDVTLSNGETMKIGAIVMATGWKPYDASKLDYLGYGKFKNVVTNLELEEIAKKNGGKLLRPSDGKPALKVAFVQCAGQRDPNHLPYCSSMCCATSLKQSQYVRQNEDALAMIFYKDIRTPGRTELYYKEAQNNPGVMLSKADVTGVSDAGNGNLFVEMENTLFGTKTGEKVKVEADLVVLATGMVPTSRGPQEYADGLTKAAAGGDESKKNYLEQTPKPDYILNLGYRQGPEIPTLEGASGFADSNFICFQYETRRTGIYAAGGVHQPMNMAEAMEDGAGAAFKAIQAMDHVARGVAVHPRAWDVTFPDPMLIKCTACKRCTEECPFGAIDEDEKGIPKYNLNRCRRCGTCMGACPERIVSFKDYSVDIIGSMLKAVEYSDDEDKPTIICLVCENDSYPALDTAAIAGKKIDPAFRFISMRCLGGMNLVWVADALSKGADGMLLLGCKFGENYQCHFVKGSELANTRFSKVSETLNRLQLESERVQLMQIAINEYEKLPDMLNEFAARIREIGPNPFRTM; encoded by the coding sequence ATGGAGAAGAAATACGGCGTATATATCTGCAAGGGATGCGGCATCAAAGAGGCGATGGATGTCGAGAAGGTCGCCGGTGCGGCCAAGAAGGTCCAGAATTACAAATTCCATGACGTCCTGTGCAGCCCCGAGGGCGTTCAGCTGATAAAAGACGATATGGCCAAGGAAGGCGTGAACACGATCATCATCGCCGCCTGCTCTCCCCGCGTCAAGTATGAAGAGTTCGATTTTCCCGGCGCCATTGTCGAGCGCGTCAATATCCGCGAGTTCGTGGCCTGGACCATGGAGCCGAACACGGACGCGACGAACGACGCGGCCTACGATTACCTCAACATGGGCATTGTCAAGACCCAGAAGGGCGACCTGCCCGAGCCAAACATCCTTCCGGACCTGAACAATACGATACTCGTTATCGGCGGCGGCATCGCGGGAATGACCGCGGCGCTTTCCGCAGCAGGCGCCGGCCACAAGGTCGTGCTCGTGGAGAAGGATGCCCAGCTCGGCGGATTTGTGAACAAGCTCTATAAAAAGATCCCAACGGGATCCTATATCAATAAGCCGCTTATCGTTGATACCGATATTAGCAAGACCGTGAGCGAAGTAGAAAACAACCCCAACATCAAGGTCTACAAGTCAACGACCGTTGCAAAGACCGACGGTCAGCCCGGCCTGTATGATGTTACGCTCTCGAACGGCGAGACCATGAAGATCGGGGCCATCGTGATGGCCACGGGCTGGAAGCCCTATGATGCGAGCAAACTCGACTACCTCGGATACGGCAAATTCAAGAACGTGGTCACGAACCTCGAACTCGAGGAGATCGCGAAAAAGAACGGCGGTAAGCTCCTGCGGCCGTCCGACGGCAAGCCGGCACTAAAGGTCGCCTTCGTACAGTGCGCGGGCCAGCGCGATCCGAACCACCTTCCCTATTGCTCGTCCATGTGCTGCGCCACGTCTCTCAAACAGTCCCAGTACGTGCGGCAGAATGAGGATGCCCTTGCCATGATCTTCTACAAGGACATCAGAACACCGGGAAGGACCGAGCTCTACTATAAAGAAGCTCAGAACAATCCGGGCGTCATGCTCAGCAAAGCTGACGTGACCGGCGTTTCCGACGCCGGGAACGGTAACCTGTTTGTCGAAATGGAGAATACCCTTTTTGGAACCAAGACCGGCGAGAAGGTCAAGGTCGAGGCGGACCTCGTGGTCCTCGCGACGGGCATGGTCCCGACCTCGCGCGGTCCGCAGGAATACGCCGACGGCCTGACCAAGGCTGCGGCAGGCGGCGACGAATCCAAAAAGAACTACCTCGAGCAGACGCCCAAGCCCGATTACATCCTGAACCTCGGCTACCGCCAGGGCCCGGAAATCCCGACCCTCGAAGGCGCGTCCGGATTCGCAGACTCGAACTTCATCTGCTTCCAGTACGAGACTAGGAGGACCGGCATCTATGCGGCGGGCGGCGTGCACCAGCCCATGAACATGGCGGAAGCCATGGAGGACGGGGCGGGCGCTGCGTTCAAGGCCATTCAGGCCATGGACCATGTGGCCAGAGGCGTTGCGGTCCATCCCCGGGCCTGGGACGTCACCTTCCCCGACCCGATGCTCATCAAGTGCACGGCCTGCAAGCGCTGCACGGAAGAATGCCCCTTCGGCGCGATCGACGAAGACGAAAAGGGCATTCCGAAGTACAACCTCAACCGCTGTCGCCGCTGCGGCACCTGCATGGGTGCCTGCCCCGAGCGTATCGTCTCGTTCAAGGACTACAGCGTCGACATCATCGGTTCGATGCTCAAGGCGGTGGAATACTCCGATGATGAGGACAAGCCGACGATCATCTGCCTGGTTTGCGAGAACGACTCTTATCCGGCGCTCGATACCGCTGCTATTGCCGGAAAGAAGATCGATCCCGCATTCCGGTTCATTTCCATGCGGTGCCTGGGCGGCATGAACTTGGTGTGGGTTGCCGACGCGCTGTCCAAGGGCGCCGACGGTATGCTGCTTCTCGGTTGTAAGTTCGGCGAGAACTATCAGTGCCATTTTGTCAAGGGCAGCGAACTCGCAAATACCCGCTTCAGCAAGGTGAGCGAGACTCTGAACCGGCTCCAACTCGAGTCCGAGCGTGTTCAGCTGATGCAGATCGCCATCAACGAGTATGAAAAACTCCCGGACATGCTCAATGAGTTTGCTGCCAGGATCAGGGAGATCGGACCGAATCCGTTCAGGACCATGTAA